A single Paenibacillus kribbensis DNA region contains:
- the gmd gene encoding GDP-mannose 4,6-dehydratase: MKKALITGITGQDGSYLAELLLSKNYEVYGVRRRTSTPNFENVAHIQNDIHWLSGDMTDLASLIEAVRQSDPDEVYNLAAQSFVAASWPQPLATGQLTALSVTNMLEAVRIAKPEARFYQASSSEMFGKVVETPQTETTPFYPRSPYGVAKVYGHWITVNYRESFDMFACSGILFNHESPRRGLEFVTRKVSDAVARIKLGLQHELRMGNLDSLRDWGFAGDYVKAMWLMLQQDQPDDYVISTGEMHSVRELLQIAFSYVGLNYEDYVVIDPQFVRPAEVDLLLGDCAKAKEKLGWRLEVGFEQLIHMMVDTDLERVKRQAAVEASIVV; encoded by the coding sequence ATGAAAAAAGCGCTGATTACAGGGATTACCGGACAAGACGGATCTTATCTGGCTGAGTTGCTGCTGTCCAAGAATTATGAGGTATACGGGGTACGCAGACGCACCAGCACGCCGAATTTTGAAAATGTAGCCCATATCCAAAATGACATCCACTGGCTGTCCGGTGATATGACCGATCTGGCTTCCCTGATTGAAGCCGTCCGTCAATCCGACCCGGACGAGGTCTACAACCTGGCTGCTCAATCCTTCGTAGCAGCTTCATGGCCACAGCCCCTGGCTACAGGACAGCTTACAGCGCTATCCGTCACCAATATGCTGGAGGCCGTTCGGATTGCCAAGCCGGAGGCGCGGTTTTATCAGGCGTCGAGCAGTGAGATGTTCGGTAAGGTGGTGGAGACGCCGCAGACGGAAACAACACCGTTTTACCCGCGCAGTCCTTACGGTGTCGCTAAGGTGTACGGTCATTGGATTACGGTGAACTACCGCGAAAGCTTTGATATGTTTGCTTGCTCCGGCATTTTGTTCAATCATGAATCACCCCGCCGGGGATTGGAATTTGTAACGCGCAAGGTATCGGATGCTGTAGCCCGTATCAAGCTTGGATTGCAACATGAGCTGCGTATGGGGAATTTGGATTCACTGCGGGACTGGGGTTTTGCAGGGGATTATGTAAAGGCCATGTGGCTGATGCTCCAGCAGGATCAACCGGATGATTACGTCATTTCCACGGGAGAGATGCATTCCGTACGCGAATTGCTGCAAATTGCCTTTTCCTATGTAGGTTTAAATTATGAGGATTATGTTGTTATTGATCCTCAATTTGTCCGGCCGGCGGAGGTAGACCTACTGCTCGGCGATTGTGCCAAGGCCAAGGAAAAGCTGGGCTGGCGATTGGAAGTAGGCTTCGAGCAGCTCATTCATATGATGGTGGATACAGATCTGGAGCGGGTAAAAAGGCAGGCTGCAGTCGAAGCTTCCATCGTCGTGTAA